The Agromyces sp. G08B096 DNA window GCGGTTCCGCGAACCGGTGCGCGGGCGCCTCGGCGAAGGTCTGCGAAGGCGGCTCCGCGAGGGTGTGCGCTGCCGGTTCGTCGGCGCGGTGCTGCGACGGCGGCGGCGCGATCGGAGCGGGCGGCACGATGGGCCGCACCGGCGAGGCGGCGGCCTCCGCTCCCAGGGGGTGCGTGGCAGGCTGAAGCGGCTGCGCCGAGTCCGATGGTGCGTACGTGGGCGCGGACGCGTATCCCGCGGGCGCGGGCGCCGGGTACGCGGGCCCCACGAGCGCGACCGGCGATGCGGCCGGCGCTGCCGGTTCGGCGGGCACGGCGGAACCGGCCACGGGCGAGGTCGCCGGCGTGGCGGCTCCCGGCCACGCGGGCCACGTCGACGACGGCGCCGCCGGCGAGTTCGAGGCCGGCGCGCCCGGGTAGGCCGGGTACCCGGTCGATCCGGGCGCCACGGTCGCGAGCGGCCCGGTCGGGGCGGCCTGGCCGCCGAGCGCCGTCGCGAGACGACCGCGCTCGGGGTCGGGCGCGGTGCGCCCCCACGCGAGCAGCGTGGCCCAGAGCGGCGGCACGAGCACCGCGAGGACGGTCATGCCCACGCCGCGGCCGAACAGCGCGTTGATGCGGTGCGCGGCCATGGCGTAGAACGCGACACCCACGAGGTTGGCGATCGGCACGACCAGCAGCAGCACGAGCCACGGCGAGTAGCCGCCGAGGGCGAGCACCTCGGCCGTGTTGACGAACGGGACCCAGCCCTTCCACGGCTCCGAGGAGAGCCGGGCGAACAGCCGCGACATCGCGAGGCCGGTCCAGACGTACAGCCCGGCGCCGACCAGCAGGTACACGAACAGCAGGACGATGGCCATCGCGGCGAGCGAGCCGGTGTCTGGCGTGGGGGTCACGGGGTGATCTCCTTCTGGTGGACGGCGCGTCGGGCCGTCGTGGTGCTGCGCACCCGGCCGGTGAACGAGCGGAGCGACAAGGCCATGCGGATCCGCTCTCGGGGCCGCGCGGCAGCCCTGAGCTCGGCGCGCTCGCCGTCAGCGAGCCGCCACGCCTCGTCGGCCTGCTCCTCGGTCGGGGGGAACGGCGAGAATACCGCTTCATCGACGGATGCCGCGAGCCGAACCAGCGCGGGGCGGCCGGTGCGCTGCGCCGCCGTGCGCCGGCTGGCGGCCTCCGCCATGGGGCGCCCGGCGTCGGCGTAGGCGTCCGCCACCTCGTCCCACGCGCCGAGGACACGCAGCTCGGGGTCGGGTGCCCGGCGTCGTCCGGCGCGCCGGACGGCCTTCGCGACCAGGACGGCCACGAACGGCAGGGCGAGGAACACGACGAGCGCCGCCCAGAGGCCGATGGTGCGGACGAGCTGCCACACCCAGGCGGAGGTCGCCGTCTCGTCGTCGGCGGGCGAGGTGGCGGAGGCATCCGCGTCGTTCTGCGCCCGCTCGGGGTCGAGCGGCTCGCTGCGCGCGTCGTCGGGGACCGTGGGGTGGTGGGGCAGCTGCTCGCCCTCGGCGATCTCGGTCGGCAGTTGCGCGAACTGCGGGGTGACGTCGAGCGGCGTCCAGTCGCCGCCGGATGCGCGCACCTCCACCCACGCGGCCATCGATGCGCCGGTGCAGTCGCCCTCGCAGCCCGGCTCACCGGGCACCGCTTCCGCGCCGGGGAGCCGGACGCCGAGGGCCACGCGCGAGTCGAAGCCGAGGTGCCGGGCGAGCAGGGCGGCCGCGACCGCGAACTGCTCGTCGTCGCCCACACCGGCCACGAGGAGCGAGTCGGGCGCGCCCTCGCCCGCTCGCCGCTGCTGGTCGAGCAGCGACTCGAAGAGCGTCTCGATGCGCGACCTCGAGTGACCGGCGTAGCTCGGCAGGAAGGCGTAACCGCCCGCCTCGGCGGCGAGCGCCGCCATCCACGACTCCGTCGAGGCGTCCTCGACCAGGGCGTGGCTCAGATAGCCCCGCGCACGCAGGCGTTCGACGAGCTCGATCAGGCCGGCGCCCGTGCGCGGCTGCTCCTGCTCTTCGGCCCACGCCGTGAGCTGCGGGTAGAGCTCGGGGTCGAGCGTCCGCGCGTCGCCGGTCGCGCCGGCGAGCCGGTCGCGCAGCTCCTGCTCGGTCGCGTCCGGCCGCTCGGCCACGACCGTGTAGCGGTCGCCCGGCGCGAGGCCGACGGCGCCCGAGGCATCCGTCACCCCCTCGACCGGGGCGATGTCGACGACCTCCCCGCCGGACGCGCGGTGGAAGCCGTCGGCGAGCTCCTCGGCTCGCGCGCCGGAGAAGCGCGGTGCGGCGGCCAGGCCCGCGGGCGCCGGCACCCAGACGCCGCCGTACGCATCGCCGACCTCCACCTCGACCTCGACGAGCTCGGCGCCGACCGGCGGGTTGCGAGGGAGCCGGGCGAAGCGCGCGTCGGGGTCGACGTGGAACACCTCGCCGTCGTAGGCGTCGAGCGTCGCGAACGGCAGCCGGCTGAGCTCGTGCACGTCGCCGTCGAGTCGCACTGCGACCTCGTCGAACCGGTCGGCCGCGAGCCAGGAGCGGTAGGCGGCCAGGGGGCTCGGCTGGCGCTGGACCACGACGGAGGGCTCGACCTGGTCGCGGAGCGCCTGCCGTTCGCCGAGGGAGGCTGCCGCGGGCGCCACGGCGACGCCGCCGACGAATGCGACGACGAGGATCGTGGCGGCCAGGGCGCGACGGCGCAGGGCGGGCAACCCGGAGCCGGCCGACGTCCGGACCGTGCCGGCCCGTGCGCGGGCGAGCGCCCTGGCGCGGAGCATCCGGTGCCGGATCAGCAGCCAGCCGACGGCGGCCGCGACGCTCGCGAGTCCCACACCGAGCTCGCGCGGCGCCGACAGTTCGACGCCGGCGACCATGATCGGCGCACTCGTCGAGCTCGCCCCGAACGCCAGCCCGAACGCGCTCATCGCGAGCACGGGCAGCACCGCCCACGGCGCCGACCGGCCGCCGCGGAGCACGAGCATCGCCGCGGCGGTGGCGCCGGCCACCACGACCACGGTGAACGGCACGAGGACGGCCTGGTACTCGCCGAGCGGAAGGTCGAGGGTGAGCAGCTGCTTCCAGCCGACGACGATGCCGACGATGCCGTCGCGGAGTCCGCGCACCGCGTCGGGCACCGACCGGAGCGCCGACGGGATCGACACCGGCACCACGATCACGACGTACCCGGCGAGCGCCAGGCCGGCGGCGAGGGCGGCACGCGCGACGCCGCCGCGGGCGAGGCGACGGGCGAGCACCGCCGCGCCGACGCCGACCACGAGCCCGGCCGCGGCGACGAGCAGCAGCCGCAGGGTCTCGTGGACGGGCCACGCGGCGAGCACGGCGATCACGGTGCCGACCACGAGGTAGCCGAGCCCGACGAGCTCCTGCGGACGATCGCGCTCCCTGCGCGCGGCGAGCGCTGCGGCGCGCTTCGACCGGGCGGACCGGTCCCGGCGCGGGAGACGACGGTCGGAGTTCACGAGATCACCCCGCGCGCGAGGAGCCGGGGCAGGTCGCCGAGCGCCCCGATGGTGATCACGGTCGCCTCGCGGGTGGTGCGCACCGTCGGCTCGGCGGCCGGCTCGCAGCGCACTGCGACGACGGCGATGCCGCCCGGCAGCGCCACGGCGGCCTGCCGGATGCGCTGCAGCGGCATCCGCGAGCCCGTCACGAGGAACACGATCGAGAGGTCGGCGAACGTCTGCGCCGCGAGCGCCGCGGATGCCTCGAGCCTCGTGATCCGCTCGCCGGCGTCGATCGCCGACATGCCGTCGAGCAGCACCCGGGGCGTGGTCGTCGGCAGCGTGCGGATCGACTGCACCGCCCCGGCCGCCTCCGGCACCTCGCCGCCGACGGCGGCGAACACGTCGCGGCCCTCGCGCACGGCCTGAAGGCCGACGGATGCCGCCGCGCTCACCGCCATCTCGAACTCGTCCTCGCTCTCGTACTCCTCCTCGGCGAGGTCGAGCAGGAGGGCGAAGCGGGCGTGCCTGGACTCCTCGTACTGGCGCACCATGAGGGTGCCGGTCTTCGCGGTCGCCTTCCAGTGCACGTGGCGCTGCGAGTCGCCGTGCACGTACTCGCGGATCGCGTGGAAGGAGAGATCGGCGTCCACGAGCGTGCCGGTCGGGGTGCCCTCGAGGTCGCGGATGAGCCCGGCGCTCGTGCTGGGGATCGCGACGGTGACCGGATGCACGTACACCCGCTGCACCTCGGGCCACGCCTGTTCGCGGCGGAGGATGCCGAGCGGGTCGCCGCGGCTCACGGTCATGGGGCCGACGTCGATGACGCCGCGCCGCTCGGCGCCGATCGTGAGGTCCTCGGCGTGCTGGGCGCCCGGCCGCAGCAGGGGCACGTGCACCTCGACGAGCCCCGCACCCACGGGGAGGTCGACGACGCCGGGGAGGGACGTGCGTCGCCCGGCGTTCACGAGCTCGAGCCGGCCGCCGACCTCGGAGCCCGCGACGACTCGGTCGCGATCGAGGTTCAGCTCGAGCCGGTAGTCGTGCTCGCCCGCGAGGAACGGCAGGGCGAGCAGCAGCAGCACGGCGGCGACGGCGGCGGCCGTCCACGCTTCCACCCAGCCGAAGGCGAGCCCGGCGGCGGAGCCGACGACGGCCACGGCGATGAGCACCGCACCGGCGGCCGAGACGGTCTCGCGCGCACGCGCCGCACCGGAGCGGAGGGCGCGGCCGGCGCGCCGGGCACTCGCGCGCGCCCCGAGCCAGGCGCCCGCGACGCCGCTCGGCCCGCCTGCACGACGCGTGACGGTGCCCGTCCGCGTGAACGTGCCGGTGCGGGTCGACGTGCTCGTGCGGCCGAGGCCGCTCGTGCGCGTCACGCCGGCCGAGCGCGGCAGGCCGCCGGAGCGCCCGGCGGTGCCGGTGCGCCCCGTGCTGCGGCCCTGCCGCGACTGGGTGGGAGGGGTCACGCCGCGCCGTTCTCCCGCGGGGCTGCGACGTCGAGGAGGATCTGGCCGATGACGGCCACGGCGGTCACTCCGTCGAACTCGGCCTCGGGTTCGAGCACGAGGCGGTGGGCGAGCGCCGGCACCGCGAGCTCACGCACGTCGTCGGGGGTCGCGTAGGCGCGACCGTGCGCCGCCGCCCACGCCATCGCCAGGCGCGACAGGGCGATCGCGCCGCGGACGCTGACGCCGAGCCGCACCTCCGACGCGCGCCGCGTGGCGTCGACGAGCCGCATGACGTAGTCCGAGACGAGCGGGTTCACGTAGACGCCGCGCGCGAGATCGGTCATCGCGACGATCGTGTCGGTGGAGGCGACGGCGGAGAGGTCGCGTCGCGGGTTCGCGACACCCTGGAGGATGCGCAGCGTCGCCGCCTCGTCGGGGTAGCCGACGGAGGTCTTGATCATGAACCGGTCGAGCTGCGCCTCGGGGAGACGGTACGTGCCGCCCTGCTCGATCGGGTTCTGCGTGGCGATCACGAGGAACGGGTCGCCGACCTTCCGGGTCACGCCGTCGACCGTGACCTGCCCCTCCTCCATCACCTCGAGCAGCGAGGACTGGGTCTTCGGGCTCGCCCGGTTGATCTCGTCGGCGAGCACGATGTTCGCGAACACCGGGCCCGAGTGGAACTCGAACTCGCCGCGCTTCTGGTCGTACACCGTGATGCCGGTGACGTCGCCCGGCAGCAGGTCGGGCGTGAACTGGATGCGCGAGTTCGTGCCGGCGATCGTCTGCGCGATCGCGCGCGCGAGCGCGGTCTTGCCCGTGCCGGGGAAGTCCTCGAGCAGCACGTGGCCGCCGGCGACGGCGGTCGCGAGGACGAGCTCGACGACGTGGCGCTTGCCGAGCACCGCCTGCTCGACGTTGTCGGCGATGAGCGAGAAGGTCTCGGCGAACCAGGCGGTCTGCGCGGGAGCGAGCGTCATGGGTGGTCCTTCACGGAGTCGGTTCGGTCGGGCTGGGAGGCGGAGGCGGAGGCGGAGGCGGAGGCGGAGGCGGTGGCGGTGCTGGAGCCGACGATCCGGCTCGAGGAGCGGACGGTCGTGGCGGTCATGGCGTCGTCCCGGTGCCGCCGGTGTCGGTCTCCCCGCCACCTTCACCCGGGGGCGGGCCGGCGCACTTCTCGGTGGGCACCTCGATCGGGGCGAGCGCGGCGTAGGCACCGCCGAAGGTCACCGTGTAGCGCTCGACACCGTCGGTGCCGGTCACCACGGCGACGGTCGCGGCGCCACGCGCGGCCTGCGTCACCGTCACGTCTTCGGCCTTCGCCGCCGGGCGGCACTCGGCGGGGAAGGTCACGGTCACGGTCGTCGGCGCCGTCGCCGCGCTCACCGCGGCCTCGCCCGTGCAGTCGTTCGACCACCAGTCGGTGGAGCAGCCCCTCGCCTTGACGCCGACCGGCGCGCTCTCGTCGGACAGCACGAAGTCGCCGCGCCACTGGCCGTACAGGTAGAACTGCGGCGCGAAGCCCTCGGGCAGCCCGGTCGGCTGCGGCGCCGACTGCAGGCCGTAGCGGTACACGTTCCCGTCGCGCGTGGGCGACGTGGCGACCGAGTACGACAGCCCGCCGTTCGGCGGCGGCGCGTCGACGAACGTGCGCGTCTCTGCGATGTTCGAGCTCACCACGCCGAACCCGTTGGAGCCGCAGGCCTTCACCGCGTACCGCTTGTACTGCTGCAGCCCCGAGATCGTCGAGCTCGTCGAGACGACCTCGCCGCCGTCGACCTGCAGGCCGCCGCCGGTCGGGCCGACGGAGCAGCGCGGCTCGCCGCCGCCCCGCCACGCGATGTACCGGACCTCGATGGGCTTCGCGCTGTGGTTCGCGCCCACCGCACCGCCAGACACCACGATCGACGTGTTCGACGCCGGGCCCGCGCTGATGCCGTCGATCGTCGGGGCACCCGCAGCGGTCGTGCTCGCCACCTTCGACGCCCCGTCGGAACTGCCGTCGATCGGCGGCTCGAACCGGCTCACCGGCACCACCGTGACGAGGAAGCTGCCGGGCGGGACATCCAATCGCAGCGACGCCTGGCCGCCCGGCGCCTGGATGGTCTGGTTGCGCTCGGCGAGGCGGAATGCCTGCGTGTCGCCCGTGCCGCGGAGCGTCAGATCGACGACCGCGTTGCTCTGCGTGGTCTGCCCCTCGACGTACACGGCCGTGGCCTCGGCCACCTCGACCTGCGGCGCCTGGTACGCCCACGACGTCTCGGCCGAGGTCTCGAGTGACTCGCCGACGGAGTTCACGGCCCGCGCCGTGAACTGGTGCTTCTCGCCGTTCAGGAGGCCGCCGACCACGCAGGAGTAGACGCCCGCGAGCGACGGCGCGCAGTTCGCGCCGGCGGGTCGGCCGTCCTGCTGGATGACGACCCCGGTCAGGGGCGGGTGCGCCTTCAGCGCGTCGCCGAGCGTGACGTCGAGCGTGACCGAGTCGCCGGTGTACCGCGACGTCGTGATGCTGCCCGGCCGCTGCGGATACCCGAGCACGTCGATGGTCAGGCTGCCGGTGCCCGTGCGTCCCTGCGCGTCGGCCACGGTGAACGGCACGGCGCACTGCCCGCCGAACGCCGACTGGCCGCCCGGGAAGGTCGCGACCACGGCGGTGCGGCCCGCCGACTGCACGGATGCCACGTCGCAGACGACCCCGCCGCCGGAGCCGACCCCGGTGAGCGTGAGCCCGGCGCCCTGCTTGCCCGCGAACGGGTCGTACTCGCCGGAGACGCCGACGACCTCGATCGTGCAGGAGCCGGCGCTCACCGTGCACTCGCGGGTGAGCGTCGCGCCGCGGGGCGCGTCGGGCGGCGCGATGCCGACGACGACGGTGATGGTCGCGGTGATGCCGCCGAAGCCGGGCACGGTCACGGTCGCCGTCTCGCGGGTGCCGGGCTGCGCGTCCGCGCGCGCCTCGAAGACGACCTCCTCGCCCGCCCGGGTCATCGTGAACGCCGAACCGCCGTAGTCGACGCGGTAGTCGAGCCTCGACCGGTCGCCCTCGCGCCCGCCCTCCCAGGTGGTGAGGTCGCGGTACAGGTCGACGCGCTCGGATGCCCCGGGCGGCACGGTGCGGGAGATCGCGGTGAGGATCGCCTGCGGGTCCTTCGGCTCGATCTCGACCGGCACGACGACGTACGACCAGCGCGACTGTCCGTCGATCCGCAGCGGCACGAGGCAGGAGTCCGACCACGGCGCTTCACGGCCGGCGTCATAGGTCGCCTCGCGGGCGCCGGTCGGCCGGCACGTCGCGGCCTCGCGCTGCGTCGCGAACGGGCCGGCGTCGAGGCGGATGTCGTCGCCCGCCGGCAGATCGACGAGCTTGCGCAGGTCGAAGGCGGCCGAGCGCTCCTCCTTCACCTGGATGGGGTCGATGTCGGCGCGCAGCTGCACCGGCATGTCGTCGAAGGCGGGGATGCGGAGCAGCCCGTACGCGACCACCGGGTTGCCCGCGGCGTCGTCGCCCGACAGCTCGAACGGCACGAGCTCGCCGTTGCGCGGCAGCTCGCCCGACACCTTCCAGCCGTCGACCCGGTAGCGCTCCGCGGCGTCGCCCCAGATCGCGAGCGTCAGGCCGCGGATGTCGCCGGTGGCCCAGCGCACCCGGCCGGTGACCACGTCGAGGCCCTTCGCCTCGAACTCCGTCCGCGTGCGCGCCGTGACGACCGTATCGGCGACCACGGGATGATCGACCGCCGCCGACTCCCCCACGGCGAGGACGATGAGCCCCTGCGCCGTCGACGACGTCCGCGCGGAGCGCACGGTGTAGACGTACGAGTTCGTGCCCGCGACATCCCCGGCCCGAAGCGCGACCACGCCGTCGCCGAGCGCCGCGTCGTCGACGAGTGCCGCGAGCCGGTCGTATTCGGCGGTGCCCGCCGGCGCGTTCGGCTCCACCGACACGAGCTCGAGGCGGCCGAGCGCCGGGTCGCGGTCGTTCGCGAGCGGCGTGAGCTGCACCGGCGCCTGCGCGCCGCGCGTGGCCCGCGCGTAGTCGCTGAAGGTCACGGGCGCCGCGTCCGCGAGCTCCGCCGCGAGCACGCCCACCCGGATGACCCCGACGCTCTCGGCGCCTTCGGGGTCGCGGACGGTGTACGCGAATGAGAGCTGTCCGCCGTCGACGCCGTCGGCCGGGGCGTGGTACACCACGGTGTCGCCCTCGGCGGCCACCGATGCCGTGCCGAGGCCGGCGCCGGGCTGCTCGACGCCCGCGAGGACGACGCGGTCGCCGTCGGGGTCGACGCCGTAGTCGGGCACCGGGATCTCGACGGTCTGGCCGCTCAGCACCCGGGCGCTCAGCACGGGCGGACGCGGCGGGCGGTTCGCACCGCCGGGCAGCACGGTCACGGCGATGTCGGCGTAGTCGAGGCGATCGGGGTGGCTCTCCATCGCGACCGCGTAGCGCAGCCGGTAGGTGCCGGGCGAGTCGGGCGCCACGTAGCGCACGGTGTCGCCCGAGGTGAAGGCGAGCTCGCCCTTCGCACCCGAGCCCTGCACCTCGTGCTGCACGACCAGCCGCGCCCCGCGCGGGCTGACGTCGTTCGCGAGCACCGGGATGGTCGCGAGGCCGCCGGCGCGCACGGTCACGCTGTCGGGCAGCGCGATGGGCGCGTCGTCGCCGGCGTCGGCGGCCAGGAACACCGAGACGACGCCCGTGACGGCCTGTCCCGACCCGTCGGTGACGGTCACGTCGGCGCGGCCCACGAGGGCCCGACCGACGGCCGTGCCGCCCATCACCCCGAGTCGGACATGCGAGCTCGCCACGACGCCGACCGTGAGCTCGGGGCTCGAGCTGCGCGCTCCGGACACAAGCAGCACGCGCCCGGTGGCGTTCTGGACGGCGCCGAACACGTCGATGGTGGTGTCCTCGCCGGGGCGCACGTACGCCGTCATGGGGGCGATCGCGAGCGGGCGGCCCCCGGGCACCACCGACAGCCGGATCGTCGCGGACTGCTCGGCCTGCGAGACCGTGTCGGCCACGGTGTACCCGACGACGTACTCGCCGGGCTCCGTGGCGCTCAGCTCGACCTGCCCCGACGAGGCATTCGGCGTGACGGCGAGCCCCGCCGCAGCCCCCGACGCGACGGCGTCGACGAGCTGGAACGAGCCGGAACCGCCGACCACGTGCTCGGCGACGTCGACCGAGACGGTCTCCCCGACTGCGGCGGCGACCGCGATGCGGTCGGCGGTGATCGCGGGCCGGCCGGAGGCGCGGACGACCAGCGCACGCTCGGCGGTGGCGCCGCGGGCGTCGACCACCGTGAGCGTGATGCCGATCTCGCCGTCCGCCGCGTTGGGGTCGGTGTGGCGCACGGCGAGACGCCCGTCGGCTCGCGGCACGACCGTGACGGGTGCGGCCGAGTCGTCGGCGCGGGCGTCGGCGAGCACGAAGGCGTCGCCCTCGGGGTCGACCCAGCCGTCGAGGACCGGGACGAGCAGGGTGCCGCCCGGCAGGATCTCGGGCGACGGCCAGTGCTGCGTGCACGCGTCGACGCCGCACCAGGCGGGCGCGGAGTTCTGGTCGTCGGGCACGACGGTGAGCGTGACGGTCACCGGCGGCGACGCCTGCTGCCCGTCGGTCACGGCGTAGCTGAACCGCGCGGTGCCCGACGTCGCGGCCACCCGGACGGCGAACGCCTGCCCGTTGGAGACGACGGCGACCTCGCCGAACCCCTCGACGTCCAGACCCGTGACCTGGTCGGCGGCGATGGTGAGGACGTCGGAGCGGTTCGGGTCGTGGTCGTTCAGCAGCACCGGCAGGCTCACCAGTTCGCCCGCTCGCACCCCGAACGAGTCCGCGACGGCGACGGGCGGGCGCTGCTCCGCGACATCCTCGACGACGGTCGTGCCCTCGCGCTCTTCGGTGTCGTCGTCGACCGACCACTGCTCGAGCGGGACGAGCCGCCCGTCGGGCAGGGTCCAGACGAGACCGGTGGCGGGCTCGTTGAGGACGGCGCGGTCGCCGTTGGAACGGATCACGGGCGTGATCTGCGCGGCCTGCTCGAGGGTCTCCTGCGGCACCTCGAGCGCGTGCTCGCCGCTCACCGAGCTCCACGCGGTGCCGCCGCCCTGGCCGACCCAGGCGGCGAGCGCCTCCTCGCCGACCACGACGGGCGCGGCCGGGACGCCGTCGGCCTCGAGCACCCGCTCGGGCGCCGACCCGTCGACCGGGATCGCGACCAGCCCCGCGGAGTCGGCGGTGTACACGACGTCGCCGCCGGCGGCGCCTTCCTGCAGCACCGCATCGGCCTCCACGTCGACCTCGACGGGCTCCGCACGGCCGGCGACCCAGGCGCGACCGCCGGCCGCGTCGAGCAGCACCCAGTTCGAGCCGGCCATGGCGAGGTCGAGCTCGGCGTCTGCCGCGGGCGGGTCCTCGAGCTCCTCGGGCGTGCCCGATTCGAGGCTCGTCGCGTCGAAGCGGCGCACCGCTCCCTCAGTCGCCGAGTAGGCGGCGAGGTCGCCGT harbors:
- a CDS encoding Ig-like domain-containing protein, whose protein sequence is MRAAAERSARRRAPIIAAVAGIAAVGVVATLAVVATGYESQEVPRLESSVWVTRDDGRYARVNTELAELDTVRSVDDPTTVVQSGAAGVVYSGGLRQRWALDPAAPLDLVGGQSGEADAGAEAGTGGGASVAPVSDAGPAAVADPTPAGTREVSAAGRYVVYRTDTGRIFLGGLDAPGAAPIDPLATEAEEGEEPVVYTAAAVGVSPDGDLAAYSATEGAVRRFDATSLESGTPEELEDPPAADAELDLAMAGSNWVLLDAAGGRAWVAGRAEPVEVDVEADAVLQEGAAGGDVVYTADSAGLVAIPVDGSAPERVLEADGVPAAPVVVGEEALAAWVGQGGGTAWSSVSGEHALEVPQETLEQAAQITPVIRSNGDRAVLNEPATGLVWTLPDGRLVPLEQWSVDDDTEEREGTTVVEDVAEQRPPVAVADSFGVRAGELVSLPVLLNDHDPNRSDVLTIAADQVTGLDVEGFGEVAVVSNGQAFAVRVAATSGTARFSYAVTDGQQASPPVTVTLTVVPDDQNSAPAWCGVDACTQHWPSPEILPGGTLLVPVLDGWVDPEGDAFVLADARADDSAAPVTVVPRADGRLAVRHTDPNAADGEIGITLTVVDARGATAERALVVRASGRPAITADRIAVAAAVGETVSVDVAEHVVGGSGSFQLVDAVASGAAAGLAVTPNASSGQVELSATEPGEYVVGYTVADTVSQAEQSATIRLSVVPGGRPLAIAPMTAYVRPGEDTTIDVFGAVQNATGRVLLVSGARSSSPELTVGVVASSHVRLGVMGGTAVGRALVGRADVTVTDGSGQAVTGVVSVFLAADAGDDAPIALPDSVTVRAGGLATIPVLANDVSPRGARLVVQHEVQGSGAKGELAFTSGDTVRYVAPDSPGTYRLRYAVAMESHPDRLDYADIAVTVLPGGANRPPRPPVLSARVLSGQTVEIPVPDYGVDPDGDRVVLAGVEQPGAGLGTASVAAEGDTVVYHAPADGVDGGQLSFAYTVRDPEGAESVGVIRVGVLAAELADAAPVTFSDYARATRGAQAPVQLTPLANDRDPALGRLELVSVEPNAPAGTAEYDRLAALVDDAALGDGVVALRAGDVAGTNSYVYTVRSARTSSTAQGLIVLAVGESAAVDHPVVADTVVTARTRTEFEAKGLDVVTGRVRWATGDIRGLTLAIWGDAAERYRVDGWKVSGELPRNGELVPFELSGDDAAGNPVVAYGLLRIPAFDDMPVQLRADIDPIQVKEERSAAFDLRKLVDLPAGDDIRLDAGPFATQREAATCRPTGAREATYDAGREAPWSDSCLVPLRIDGQSRWSYVVVPVEIEPKDPQAILTAISRTVPPGASERVDLYRDLTTWEGGREGDRSRLDYRVDYGGSAFTMTRAGEEVVFEARADAQPGTRETATVTVPGFGGITATITVVVGIAPPDAPRGATLTRECTVSAGSCTIEVVGVSGEYDPFAGKQGAGLTLTGVGSGGGVVCDVASVQSAGRTAVVATFPGGQSAFGGQCAVPFTVADAQGRTGTGSLTIDVLGYPQRPGSITTSRYTGDSVTLDVTLGDALKAHPPLTGVVIQQDGRPAGANCAPSLAGVYSCVVGGLLNGEKHQFTARAVNSVGESLETSAETSWAYQAPQVEVAEATAVYVEGQTTQSNAVVDLTLRGTGDTQAFRLAERNQTIQAPGGQASLRLDVPPGSFLVTVVPVSRFEPPIDGSSDGASKVASTTAAGAPTIDGISAGPASNTSIVVSGGAVGANHSAKPIEVRYIAWRGGGEPRCSVGPTGGGLQVDGGEVVSTSSTISGLQQYKRYAVKACGSNGFGVVSSNIAETRTFVDAPPPNGGLSYSVATSPTRDGNVYRYGLQSAPQPTGLPEGFAPQFYLYGQWRGDFVLSDESAPVGVKARGCSTDWWSNDCTGEAAVSAATAPTTVTVTFPAECRPAAKAEDVTVTQAARGAATVAVVTGTDGVERYTVTFGGAYAALAPIEVPTEKCAGPPPGEGGGETDTGGTGTTP
- a CDS encoding DUF5684 domain-containing protein, giving the protein MTPTPDTGSLAAMAIVLLFVYLLVGAGLYVWTGLAMSRLFARLSSEPWKGWVPFVNTAEVLALGGYSPWLVLLLVVPIANLVGVAFYAMAAHRINALFGRGVGMTVLAVLVPPLWATLLAWGRTAPDPERGRLATALGGQAAPTGPLATVAPGSTGYPAYPGAPASNSPAAPSSTWPAWPGAATPATSPVAGSAVPAEPAAPAASPVALVGPAYPAPAPAGYASAPTYAPSDSAQPLQPATHPLGAEAAASPVRPIVPPAPIAPPPSQHRADEPAAHTLAEPPSQTFAEAPAHRFAEPPAHEAIAAVPAAAPPAPGAPAAPPAQPAPDLLAYEPAAPDRLPAPAPAFEAPDGFDYAEAATIVVHPEDDDVDETVVVARAPRVTWQLVLDDGDVLELSGTSVVLGRNPAAAAGEQRLVVPDRTRTLSKTHARLDHVDGGWTITDLGSTNGVLIVDEDGGETLLDPDVAVPVTGRFVLGEVGIRLSEAAR
- a CDS encoding MoxR family ATPase, encoding MTLAPAQTAWFAETFSLIADNVEQAVLGKRHVVELVLATAVAGGHVLLEDFPGTGKTALARAIAQTIAGTNSRIQFTPDLLPGDVTGITVYDQKRGEFEFHSGPVFANIVLADEINRASPKTQSSLLEVMEEGQVTVDGVTRKVGDPFLVIATQNPIEQGGTYRLPEAQLDRFMIKTSVGYPDEAATLRILQGVANPRRDLSAVASTDTIVAMTDLARGVYVNPLVSDYVMRLVDATRRASEVRLGVSVRGAIALSRLAMAWAAAHGRAYATPDDVRELAVPALAHRLVLEPEAEFDGVTAVAVIGQILLDVAAPRENGAA
- a CDS encoding transglutaminase-like domain-containing protein: MNSDRRLPRRDRSARSKRAAALAARRERDRPQELVGLGYLVVGTVIAVLAAWPVHETLRLLLVAAAGLVVGVGAAVLARRLARGGVARAALAAGLALAGYVVIVVPVSIPSALRSVPDAVRGLRDGIVGIVVGWKQLLTLDLPLGEYQAVLVPFTVVVVAGATAAAMLVLRGGRSAPWAVLPVLAMSAFGLAFGASSTSAPIMVAGVELSAPRELGVGLASVAAAVGWLLIRHRMLRARALARARAGTVRTSAGSGLPALRRRALAATILVVAFVGGVAVAPAAASLGERQALRDQVEPSVVVQRQPSPLAAYRSWLAADRFDEVAVRLDGDVHELSRLPFATLDAYDGEVFHVDPDARFARLPRNPPVGAELVEVEVEVGDAYGGVWVPAPAGLAAAPRFSGARAEELADGFHRASGGEVVDIAPVEGVTDASGAVGLAPGDRYTVVAERPDATEQELRDRLAGATGDARTLDPELYPQLTAWAEEQEQPRTGAGLIELVERLRARGYLSHALVEDASTESWMAALAAEAGGYAFLPSYAGHSRSRIETLFESLLDQQRRAGEGAPDSLLVAGVGDDEQFAVAAALLARHLGFDSRVALGVRLPGAEAVPGEPGCEGDCTGASMAAWVEVRASGGDWTPLDVTPQFAQLPTEIAEGEQLPHHPTVPDDARSEPLDPERAQNDADASATSPADDETATSAWVWQLVRTIGLWAALVVFLALPFVAVLVAKAVRRAGRRRAPDPELRVLGAWDEVADAYADAGRPMAEAASRRTAAQRTGRPALVRLAASVDEAVFSPFPPTEEQADEAWRLADGERAELRAAARPRERIRMALSLRSFTGRVRSTTTARRAVHQKEITP
- a CDS encoding DUF58 domain-containing protein, which gives rise to MTPPTQSRQGRSTGRTGTAGRSGGLPRSAGVTRTSGLGRTSTSTRTGTFTRTGTVTRRAGGPSGVAGAWLGARASARRAGRALRSGAARARETVSAAGAVLIAVAVVGSAAGLAFGWVEAWTAAAVAAVLLLLALPFLAGEHDYRLELNLDRDRVVAGSEVGGRLELVNAGRRTSLPGVVDLPVGAGLVEVHVPLLRPGAQHAEDLTIGAERRGVIDVGPMTVSRGDPLGILRREQAWPEVQRVYVHPVTVAIPSTSAGLIRDLEGTPTGTLVDADLSFHAIREYVHGDSQRHVHWKATAKTGTLMVRQYEESRHARFALLLDLAEEEYESEDEFEMAVSAAASVGLQAVREGRDVFAAVGGEVPEAAGAVQSIRTLPTTTPRVLLDGMSAIDAGERITRLEASAALAAQTFADLSIVFLVTGSRMPLQRIRQAAVALPGGIAVVAVRCEPAAEPTVRTTREATVITIGALGDLPRLLARGVIS